The Vicia villosa cultivar HV-30 ecotype Madison, WI unplaced genomic scaffold, Vvil1.0 ctg.000663F_1_1, whole genome shotgun sequence genome includes the window gaattaaaatacaataaataagggtaagttaatggaaagaaataataaatatcacattggtattttaaatggacaaataatttgagataaataaaaataacaaagagAACACCTATTATAAAACGGATGGAGTAACCAACAAAATTTTTTTAATActacttaatttttcaaaaactatTTAAGTTTACTGAATTTTTTGAAAAGGGTTATAAATTCCCAAGTTTTTCGAAAAGTGTTGTAAATtatcagatttttttgaaaagtattgtagtttatttgattttttaaaaaatatgttaataTTACAAAATAACGACTGTCGAATATGAACATCCGACTGTTTTtaatggacaaataatttgagataaataaaaataacaaagagGACACTTATTGTAAAATGGATGGAGTAaccaacaaaatattttaatactacttaatttttcaaaagctGTTTAAGTTTACTGAATTTTTTGAAAAGGGTTATAAATTACCAAGTTTTTTGAAAAGTGTTGTAAATTatgagatttttttgaaaagtattgtagtttatttgatttaaaaaaaaatgttaatattaaaaaataatgaacGTCGAATATGAACATCCGACTGTTTTCAAAAATCCATAAAAATcacaatatttttttgaaaaatttgataCCCCAAAGAAAAATCCATAAATATTTAGTAAAAACACAAAAGTAATAGAACTTTCCATATGGGTGCCAAGTCAAACTGGGGTATcagcataaaataaataaaaaggtccACTACATTACTCAAAAAGACGAAAGGCCCatataaaaacaaaattgaagGCCCTAGACAAAAGGCCTTGATGCCTGCAGTATGAAGCATAAATGAGTTTGAACTACATACTTTTGATCTATGCTTTCTAAATTATATGAATTACTTAGCTAGCAATTTTGCAATGAAGGTAAGTAATTCttgattgaaaaatataagaaaaatacaaatcaatcaattaatattatataCATGAAAGGATACAAACAAATATATACCAATCAAAGTATGTATATCTTTTCATCAGGAATAATTCCCAAAGGAATTATAAACCCTTTTATAAAATCTCAACTACAAGTCTGAAAACACAACTCATGGATCTTGGAATTGGTTGGATATTGCATATAATATAAAATGGATTTTCCATTGCTTGAGCACGTCACATTTACCTCGTTGCCAATCAGCTTAGTCTGCATGGTAAATTATTAGGAGTTTCAACGTGTCAGTATCGTGTACAATGTCTCCGTCCGTGTTGGAGTATCAAAAGGTCTAAAGTATTTATATGGTACATTAAGAATGTAATTTAAATGAGTTATTTCATggtgtttaaattttttataattcatTTGAAAAGAGGTTTATGCAAAATTGATTACCAAGCATGTCAAATTCTTTGGATTGCAGCTCCACCTTGAAGTTGGGACACAAGTCAGATAATGGCACCAAGAGCAGTGATCATTTGCATCAACACCACTCAGAAGTGCAATCAGGCCAACACTAAACCTGTCAAGTACAACTTTTATTGAGCAATTAGAATCACGAAATTGAATCTAAAACCAATAGCTTATGAAGCATTGAGCCAGTCGCTCAGACATCAGACACGACACTTACCCTGCAATCAGCAGGATCAGAGCTAAGAGCCAAGAGATGCACTGATAAATCTTGAATTTAGATTTAACTAATGCCGGAGAATTATATGTTGAGGTTGCATATCTTTGCTTAATCCATCCAAACTGAGGACGGATTAAGAACACGAATCCAAGAAGAAATCCGGAAAGAAACCCTCCAATATGAGCAAAGTTGTCAACATGTGGAAAAATTCCCACGGCTAGATTGATGGTAATAATAGACACAAGGGTTAAGAGTGTTCCTAGCTGCACAAATGACAACAAAAAATCTTAATCAAGTTAGAGTTTTGAATTCAAaaacacaatgggaaatatgttgaATTTGATGAGTACCCTTTTATCATATATTGACCAATTAGTAATGAGTTCTGAAAGCATGCCTCCTAGTAAACCAAAAAGAGCACTTGAAGCACCAACTGAGATACTTTGCTGAATGAAAAGAGATGAAAGCAAGCTACCTCCAAATCCAGATATCACAAATAGTAGTCCAATAAGCACTGTAAGTCAACTATAAAATAGTTAACACAGAC containing:
- the LOC131630240 gene encoding RHOMBOID-like protein 1; amino-acid sequence: MDMNISLPSKAEAIVEYKEMKHFKKWIPWLIPFFVIANVVVFIITMYVNDCPHNSISCIARFLGRFSFQPFNENPLLGPSYLTLMSMGALDVEKVVNKHQGWRIITCMWLHGGVFHLLANMLSILVVGIRLEQDFGFVLIGLLFVISGFGGSLLSSLFIQQSISVGASSALFGLLGGMLSELITNWSIYDKRLGTLLTLVSIITINLAVGIFPHVDNFAHIGGFLSGFLLGFVFLIRPQFGWIKQRYATSTYNSPALVKSKFKIYQCISWLLALILLIAGFSVGLIALLSGVDANDHCSWCHYLTCVPTSRWSCNPKNLTCLTKLIGNEVNVTCSSNGKSILYYMQYPTNSKIHELCFQTCS